The following are encoded in a window of Thermococcus sp. M39 genomic DNA:
- a CDS encoding IGHMBP2 family helicase, with protein MNLIRYINHLKELVELEREAEIEAMRGEMRKLTGYEREKVGRAVLGLNGKIIGEEFGYKLVKYGRKQKLKTEISVGDLVVISKGNPLASDLIGTVTEKGKRFLVVALETVPSWALRNVRVDLYANDITFKRQIENLEKLSESGKRALRFVLGLEKPKESTESEFKPFDKQLNESQKKAVSLALGSEDFFLIHGPFGTGKTRTIAEVILQEVKKGKKVLATAESNVAVDNLVERLWGKVKLVRLGHPSRVSKHLKESTLAYQVEAHEKYRRVRELRNKAERLAMLRDQYTKPTPQWRRGLTDRQILRLAERGIGARGVPAKVVKSMAQWLIFNEKVQKLYDEAKKIEEEIIREIIEQADVVLSTNSSAALDFIKDVKFDVAVVDEASQATIPSVLIPIAKADKFILAGDHKQLPPTILSEDAKELSETLFEKLIELYPSKAKMLEIQYRMNERLMEFPSKEFYNGKIKAYDDVKNITLLDLGIRVFHFGEPWDSILNPKEPLVFVDTSKHPEKLERQRKGSLSRENPLEAKLVREIVRRLLRMGVKPEWIGIITPYDDQRDLISSLLENDEIEVKTVDGYQGREKEVIILSFVRSNKKGELGFLTDLRRLNVSLTRAKRKLIAIGDSETLSVHPTYKRFVEFVKKEGLFMQLNQ; from the coding sequence ATGAACCTAATTCGATATATTAATCATCTCAAAGAGCTCGTCGAGCTTGAGCGAGAGGCAGAGATAGAAGCTATGCGAGGAGAGATGAGAAAGCTAACTGGCTATGAGAGAGAAAAAGTAGGAAGAGCTGTTCTAGGCTTAAATGGGAAAATCATCGGTGAAGAGTTCGGATACAAACTCGTTAAATACGGCAGAAAGCAGAAACTAAAGACTGAAATCAGCGTTGGAGATTTGGTTGTGATAAGCAAGGGAAATCCCTTAGCGAGTGATTTAATTGGAACTGTAACTGAAAAGGGAAAGCGCTTTCTCGTTGTTGCTCTTGAAACAGTTCCTTCTTGGGCCTTGAGAAACGTTAGAGTTGATTTATATGCTAACGATATAACCTTTAAGAGGCAGATAGAAAACCTTGAAAAGCTCAGCGAAAGCGGAAAACGAGCATTGAGATTTGTCCTCGGATTAGAAAAACCTAAAGAAAGTACTGAGTCTGAATTTAAGCCATTTGATAAGCAGCTGAATGAGAGCCAAAAGAAGGCTGTAAGCTTAGCTCTAGGAAGTGAGGACTTCTTCCTGATACATGGTCCCTTCGGCACTGGAAAGACGAGGACAATCGCTGAAGTTATCCTCCAAGAAGTGAAGAAAGGAAAGAAAGTTTTGGCAACTGCGGAGAGCAACGTAGCTGTTGATAATCTAGTCGAGCGCTTATGGGGGAAGGTTAAGCTCGTTCGCTTAGGACATCCTTCTAGGGTATCAAAGCACCTAAAGGAGTCAACATTAGCTTATCAAGTTGAAGCCCACGAAAAGTATAGAAGAGTAAGAGAGCTTAGAAACAAGGCTGAAAGATTAGCAATGCTTAGAGACCAATATACAAAACCAACGCCCCAATGGCGGAGAGGTCTTACAGATAGGCAAATTCTAAGGCTCGCAGAGAGAGGAATCGGAGCAAGAGGAGTCCCAGCAAAGGTTGTAAAGTCAATGGCTCAATGGCTGATTTTCAATGAAAAAGTCCAGAAGCTGTATGATGAGGCTAAAAAGATTGAGGAGGAAATAATAAGAGAGATAATAGAACAAGCTGATGTTGTTTTGAGCACAAACTCTTCGGCAGCCCTTGACTTTATAAAAGATGTTAAGTTTGACGTCGCTGTTGTGGATGAAGCTTCTCAGGCAACAATTCCAAGCGTTCTAATTCCCATAGCAAAAGCTGATAAGTTCATCTTAGCTGGCGACCACAAACAATTACCCCCAACGATTTTGAGCGAGGATGCAAAGGAGCTAAGCGAAACTCTCTTTGAAAAGCTCATTGAACTCTATCCATCAAAAGCAAAGATGCTTGAAATCCAGTACAGAATGAATGAAAGGCTCATGGAGTTCCCAAGCAAGGAGTTCTACAATGGGAAAATTAAAGCTTATGATGACGTTAAAAACATAACTTTGCTCGATTTGGGCATTAGAGTTTTCCATTTTGGAGAGCCTTGGGATTCAATCCTAAACCCAAAAGAACCCTTAGTCTTTGTTGACACATCTAAACATCCAGAGAAATTGGAAAGACAAAGAAAAGGCTCGCTTTCAAGGGAGAATCCGCTGGAAGCAAAGCTCGTTAGGGAGATAGTAAGGAGACTGTTAAGAATGGGAGTTAAGCCTGAATGGATTGGCATCATAACACCCTACGATGACCAAAGAGATTTGATAAGCTCACTCCTAGAAAACGATGAAATTGAAGTAAAAACTGTTGATGGATATCAAGGAAGAGAGAAAGAAGTTATTATTCTTTCGTTTGTTCGCTCTAACAAAAAAGGTGAGCTCGGGTTTTTAACTGATTTAAGGAGGCTCAATGTTTCTCTAACAAGGGCAAAGCGCAAATTAATAGCTATTGGGGATAGCGAGACTTTAAGTGTACATCCAACCTACAAGAGGTTTGTGGAGTTTGTTAAGAAGGAAGGTCTCTTTATGCAACTCAACCAATGA
- a CDS encoding S8 family peptidase, with product MNRREIISTLLIVLVVFSYVGVTMAEPVEKVRVIVTIDKSSFDERAIDDVGGQVKIRYKIISAVVVEIPKHAVKKLRAVRGVKKVEYDSEVYLLGKPSGVGKPKPPQPPQTIPWGIDRINASEAWNITTGESNGTIEVAILDTGIDYDHPDLADNIAWAVSVVRGKVSTNPALYKDRNGHGTHVAGTVAALNNDIGVVGAAPEVEIYAIKVLGNGIISSWSDLILGIEQALLGPDGVLDSDDDGIIVGDPDDDAAEVISMSLGGDAPPDALWDVIEAAYTYGVVLVAAAGNEGADNPSYPAAYPEVIAVGATDIEDQVPDWSNRNPEIAAPGVDVLSTYPDDTYATLSGTSMAAPHVSGVVALIQAVYYNNNGIVLPVGTEDDSTTDTVRGILHTTADDMGDSVLYGYGIVRADLAVQTASG from the coding sequence ATGAATAGGAGAGAGATTATATCCACATTATTGATTGTTTTAGTAGTTTTTTCGTACGTTGGAGTAACAATGGCAGAGCCTGTAGAAAAGGTGAGAGTTATAGTAACAATAGACAAATCAAGCTTTGATGAGAGAGCCATAGATGATGTTGGAGGACAAGTAAAAATACGCTACAAAATTATTTCGGCTGTTGTTGTCGAAATTCCAAAACATGCTGTAAAAAAGCTCAGAGCAGTTAGAGGAGTTAAGAAGGTTGAGTATGACAGTGAAGTTTACCTCCTAGGCAAGCCATCCGGAGTAGGAAAACCAAAGCCACCACAACCACCACAGACAATCCCATGGGGTATCGACAGAATTAACGCTTCTGAGGCTTGGAACATAACCACTGGAGAATCAAATGGCACAATAGAAGTCGCAATTCTAGATACTGGAATTGACTATGACCACCCAGACTTAGCAGACAACATTGCATGGGCAGTTAGTGTTGTTAGAGGAAAAGTTTCTACAAATCCTGCGCTCTACAAGGATAGGAATGGCCACGGAACTCACGTTGCAGGGACAGTTGCTGCTTTAAACAACGACATTGGCGTCGTTGGAGCGGCACCTGAAGTTGAGATCTATGCAATCAAGGTTTTAGGAAATGGCATCATAAGTTCGTGGAGTGATTTAATTCTCGGAATTGAGCAGGCCTTACTTGGTCCAGATGGTGTCCTTGACTCAGATGATGATGGCATAATTGTTGGAGACCCAGACGACGATGCAGCAGAAGTAATATCAATGAGCCTTGGTGGAGATGCACCTCCAGATGCCCTTTGGGACGTTATAGAGGCAGCATACACCTATGGTGTGGTTTTAGTTGCAGCAGCTGGAAATGAAGGAGCAGACAACCCAAGCTATCCTGCCGCTTACCCAGAAGTCATAGCAGTTGGAGCAACTGACATAGAGGATCAAGTCCCCGACTGGAGCAACAGGAATCCAGAAATAGCAGCCCCAGGAGTTGACGTCTTAAGCACATACCCAGATGACACATACGCAACGCTCAGCGGTACCTCAATGGCAGCTCCACACGTTAGCGGAGTAGTCGCATTAATCCAAGCAGTATACTACAATAACAACGGAATCGTCCTTCCAGTTGGAACAGAGGATGATTCAACAACAGATACAGTTAGAGGAATCTTACACACTACAGCAGACGACATGGGAGACTCAGTACTTTACGGTTATGGCATAGTAAGAGCAGACCTAGCAGTCCAAACCGCTTCAGGGTGA
- the thsB gene encoding thermosome subunit beta, with product MAQLAGQPILILPEGTQRYVGRDAQRLNILAARIVAETVRTTLGPKGMDKMLVDSLGDIVITNDGATILDEMDIQHPAAKMMVEVAKTQDKEAGDGTTTAVVIAGELLRKAEELLDQNIHPSIIVKGYTMAAEKAQEILDSIAKDVDVNDEETLLKAAITSITGKAAEEEREYLAKLAVDAVKQVAEKVGDKYHVDIDNIKLEKKEGGSVKDTKLVKGVVIDKERVHPGMPKRVENAKIALINDAIEVKETETDAEIRITSPEQLQAFLEQEERMLKEMVDKIVATGANVVFCQKGIDDLAQHYLAKAGILAVRRVKKSDMEKLAKATGAKIVTNIRDLTPDDLGYAEVVEERKVAGENMIFVEGCRNPKAVTILIRGGTEHVVDEVERAMEDAIKVVKDIIEDGKIVAGGGASEIELAVKLDEYAKEVGGKEQLAIEAFAEALKVIPRTLAENAGLDPIETLVKVIAAHKEKGPTIGIDVFAGEPADMFERGVIEPVRVKKQAIKSASEAAIMILRIDDVIAASKLEKEKESKGGETGGEETEF from the coding sequence ATGGCCCAGCTCGCAGGACAACCAATCTTAATTCTCCCCGAAGGAACCCAGAGATACGTTGGTAGAGATGCCCAAAGGTTGAACATTCTTGCTGCAAGAATTGTTGCTGAGACTGTTAGAACAACCTTAGGACCAAAGGGTATGGACAAAATGCTTGTTGACAGCCTTGGTGACATCGTCATTACCAACGATGGTGCCACTATTCTCGATGAGATGGACATCCAGCACCCAGCTGCAAAGATGATGGTCGAGGTCGCAAAGACCCAGGACAAAGAGGCTGGTGACGGTACAACAACAGCTGTTGTTATCGCTGGTGAGCTCTTAAGAAAGGCTGAGGAGTTGCTTGACCAGAACATCCACCCAAGCATTATCGTCAAGGGTTACACAATGGCTGCCGAGAAGGCACAAGAAATCCTCGACAGTATTGCAAAAGACGTTGATGTCAATGATGAGGAGACACTCCTCAAGGCAGCTATCACCTCAATCACCGGAAAGGCAGCTGAAGAGGAGAGGGAGTACTTAGCTAAGCTTGCTGTTGATGCAGTCAAGCAGGTTGCAGAGAAGGTTGGTGACAAGTACCACGTTGACATTGACAACATCAAGCTCGAGAAGAAGGAAGGTGGAAGTGTTAAGGACACCAAGCTCGTCAAGGGTGTTGTAATCGACAAAGAGAGAGTCCACCCAGGAATGCCAAAGAGAGTCGAGAATGCAAAGATTGCACTCATTAACGACGCAATCGAGGTCAAAGAGACAGAGACAGATGCTGAGATCAGGATCACAAGCCCAGAGCAGCTCCAGGCATTCCTCGAGCAAGAGGAGAGAATGCTCAAGGAGATGGTTGACAAGATCGTTGCAACAGGAGCAAACGTTGTCTTCTGCCAGAAGGGAATTGACGACTTGGCACAGCACTACTTGGCCAAGGCTGGAATCTTGGCAGTAAGAAGAGTTAAGAAGAGCGACATGGAGAAGCTCGCAAAGGCCACAGGAGCTAAGATCGTCACAAACATCAGAGACCTCACACCAGACGACCTCGGTTACGCAGAAGTTGTTGAGGAGAGAAAAGTCGCTGGCGAGAACATGATCTTCGTTGAGGGCTGCAGGAATCCAAAGGCAGTAACAATCCTCATCAGAGGTGGAACAGAGCACGTCGTTGATGAAGTCGAGAGGGCAATGGAGGATGCAATTAAGGTCGTCAAGGACATCATTGAGGACGGAAAGATCGTTGCTGGTGGTGGAGCAAGCGAGATCGAGCTCGCAGTGAAGCTCGATGAGTATGCTAAGGAAGTCGGTGGAAAGGAGCAGCTCGCTATCGAGGCATTCGCTGAGGCACTCAAGGTCATTCCAAGGACACTCGCAGAGAACGCTGGACTTGACCCAATTGAGACACTCGTTAAGGTCATTGCAGCACACAAGGAGAAGGGACCAACAATCGGTATTGACGTCTTCGCAGGAGAGCCAGCTGACATGTTCGAGAGAGGTGTCATTGAGCCAGTGAGAGTCAAGAAGCAGGCAATCAAGAGCGCAAGCGAAGCAGCAATTATGATCCTCAGAATCGACGACGTCATTGCAGCAAGCAAGCTCGAGAAGGAGAAAGAAAGCAAGGGCGGAGAAACCGGAGGAGAAGAAACTGAATTCTGA
- a CDS encoding anaerobic ribonucleoside-triphosphate reductase activating protein → MLISGWKSISMVDVHGKVTFTLWLCGCNLKCPFCHNWKIADRLDCQKLDKEKLLEDLEASKFLIDYFHVTGGEPLLQWRSLRELFSEVKELRIDISLNTNCTLKKPLERLISDDIIDHIATDLKAPPQELYGLPPYASERLWNLFLENLEMISDYGIPLELRIPVPRNITGIERYIEQAIKRLRYDDFYVVVNPLLGFPITSPRSAEWSREHCNPSKEEIKRILDFIKSFEITVFVKSCYRYKPKNL, encoded by the coding sequence ATGCTCATAAGTGGCTGGAAATCAATTAGCATGGTTGATGTTCACGGAAAAGTAACCTTTACTCTCTGGCTCTGCGGTTGCAACCTCAAATGTCCTTTTTGCCACAACTGGAAAATTGCCGATAGGTTAGACTGTCAAAAGCTTGACAAGGAAAAACTACTCGAAGATTTGGAAGCATCAAAGTTTTTAATTGACTACTTTCATGTGACTGGAGGAGAACCTCTGCTCCAGTGGCGCTCTCTGCGCGAGCTGTTTTCGGAAGTTAAAGAGCTGAGGATTGATATTAGCTTGAACACGAACTGCACTCTGAAGAAGCCTCTGGAGAGATTAATTTCTGATGACATCATTGATCATATAGCAACTGACTTGAAAGCCCCGCCTCAAGAGCTCTATGGTCTTCCACCTTACGCTTCTGAGAGGCTCTGGAATCTCTTTTTAGAAAACTTGGAGATGATTTCAGATTATGGAATTCCGCTCGAGCTGAGGATTCCGGTTCCGAGAAACATCACTGGGATAGAGAGGTACATCGAACAGGCAATTAAGAGGCTGAGGTACGATGATTTCTATGTCGTCGTGAATCCCCTTTTGGGCTTTCCGATCACAAGTCCGAGAAGCGCTGAATGGAGCAGAGAACACTGCAATCCAAGTAAAGAAGAGATTAAGAGAATTTTAGATTTTATTAAATCCTTTGAAATTACGGTTTTTGTTAAATCTTGCTATAGGTATAAACCGAAAAATTTATAA
- a CDS encoding anaerobic ribonucleoside triphosphate reductase, translated as MTESVGFGSIEEYARWNSLDVLENANRYPGPTGFFAYIMEEALKEHLALIPKEGREAHFHGDIYIHKLPYSLYIPYCTGHSTARLLEKGLRTPTVISRPAKHFDTYVDHIANYLITMQHYFSGAQALSSVEWYAGPFIRKDGLDDKKIQQHIQRLVFNLNYPSRIGMQCLSEDTLILTPEGWKRYDEIKVGDVIYTFNLETRTIEPKVVRHIFVSHYEGKMYRLKNRTQDQIISPRHRVVRKVFNSDGKYVLEPIEDVLKLKSPVPIPTPAATEFEGYGVDIEDEWIKLLAWILSEGSIERGKESHVRITIVQSDKAHPMYFEEIIELLNSLGLTYSIQENPGWGYAKSIRLNAESSRKVLEKLKLRDKKPPKWMYMMNREQARIFIDTYIKGDGFREKGKSRLRITTTDEDIRDVIVGVGVIAGYNVSVSEREPHPPSKRKQYIITLTETKHEYIQTIEEIEYSGVIWSVNTENETVIAMRNGSVFITGNTPFTNFTVTLDAPRRMLEGDCAIYAGKKVEPLGEYENEAKRFIIALTNVLKEGDAIGQPFTFPIPTLMVTADMLWNDPEVFEAVFTTAAKRGSFYWLNTNVVDPDASYAMCCRIAIDKTEMQFAFGVSEKSVEEEAIERLERQRFGGLWAMPDVTGSVNVTTINLPRLALKAKGDDDRFWEEYERVLAVVRTTTDWFRNRYMMLIKNYPAMFEMIHRYLEEFPSSHFNTIGILGLPEAVAIYLNEPDLWIEGSRKDWKEAAELMKKMVEFATAKAREWMRESGVPWNVEEIPGESAAAKLAIKDLREFPELKDYLYDASNPIYSTSIAPYYGALELADRIMVEERVQRSFTGGVMMHIFLGEEPDPEALAKLTKRLMKTNLVYWSYTPAITVCNTCGHSTTGLHSHCLKCGSEDVEIWSRIIGYYRPLKNWNPFRKKEFWTRRHYRE; from the coding sequence ATGACTGAGAGCGTTGGGTTTGGCAGCATTGAAGAATATGCAAGATGGAACAGTTTAGATGTCCTTGAGAATGCGAACCGCTATCCAGGTCCTACTGGCTTCTTTGCCTACATAATGGAGGAAGCCCTGAAGGAGCATCTCGCGCTCATACCTAAGGAAGGTCGAGAAGCCCATTTTCACGGAGATATCTACATCCACAAGCTTCCCTACAGCCTCTACATACCGTACTGCACTGGACACAGCACAGCGAGGCTCCTTGAGAAGGGATTGAGAACACCTACAGTAATCTCAAGACCAGCCAAGCACTTTGACACCTACGTTGACCATATAGCCAACTACCTCATAACGATGCAACACTACTTTAGCGGTGCTCAAGCATTATCGAGCGTTGAGTGGTATGCTGGACCATTCATCAGAAAAGATGGACTGGATGACAAAAAGATTCAGCAGCACATTCAAAGACTTGTCTTCAACTTGAACTATCCAAGCAGGATTGGAATGCAGTGCCTCTCAGAGGACACTCTAATACTAACCCCGGAAGGATGGAAAAGATACGACGAGATTAAGGTGGGGGATGTTATATACACCTTTAATTTAGAAACAAGAACGATTGAACCAAAAGTTGTTCGTCACATTTTTGTTTCTCACTATGAGGGAAAGATGTATAGGTTGAAGAACAGAACCCAAGACCAGATCATATCACCCCGCCATAGGGTTGTTAGAAAGGTCTTCAACAGCGATGGCAAATATGTACTGGAGCCAATAGAGGATGTCCTTAAATTAAAGTCTCCTGTACCGATACCAACACCAGCCGCCACAGAATTTGAAGGATATGGCGTGGATATTGAAGATGAATGGATAAAATTATTGGCATGGATACTCTCCGAGGGAAGTATAGAGAGGGGAAAAGAATCACACGTGAGGATAACCATAGTACAATCCGACAAAGCACATCCCATGTATTTTGAGGAAATAATTGAGTTGCTCAATTCGCTTGGCTTAACATACTCCATTCAAGAAAATCCTGGGTGGGGATACGCTAAGTCAATACGTCTCAATGCGGAATCATCAAGGAAAGTCCTTGAAAAACTCAAACTAAGAGACAAGAAGCCCCCTAAGTGGATGTATATGATGAACCGGGAACAGGCAAGGATATTCATTGATACTTACATCAAAGGGGATGGTTTTAGAGAAAAGGGCAAGTCTAGGCTTCGGATAACCACCACGGATGAGGACATTAGGGATGTCATTGTTGGTGTAGGGGTCATTGCTGGGTACAATGTCTCAGTTAGTGAAAGAGAACCGCATCCTCCCTCCAAGAGGAAGCAGTACATTATAACTCTAACCGAAACTAAACATGAGTATATTCAGACTATTGAAGAGATAGAGTATTCAGGAGTTATTTGGTCAGTTAACACAGAAAACGAAACAGTAATAGCTATGAGGAACGGGAGTGTTTTCATAACTGGAAATACCCCGTTTACCAACTTCACTGTAACGCTTGACGCTCCCAGGAGGATGCTCGAAGGCGACTGTGCCATCTACGCCGGGAAAAAAGTTGAGCCCTTGGGGGAGTACGAGAATGAAGCAAAGAGGTTCATAATTGCTCTTACAAATGTCCTTAAAGAGGGAGATGCAATAGGACAGCCATTTACGTTTCCGATTCCAACACTCATGGTTACAGCGGACATGCTCTGGAATGATCCAGAAGTGTTTGAGGCAGTGTTCACAACAGCAGCCAAGAGGGGAAGCTTTTACTGGCTTAATACTAACGTTGTTGATCCCGATGCAAGCTATGCTATGTGCTGTAGAATAGCTATAGACAAGACAGAAATGCAGTTTGCTTTTGGTGTTTCTGAGAAAAGCGTTGAGGAAGAAGCCATAGAGAGACTTGAGCGCCAGCGCTTTGGAGGATTATGGGCTATGCCTGATGTGACTGGTTCTGTGAACGTCACCACCATCAATCTCCCAAGGCTTGCGCTTAAGGCAAAAGGCGATGATGACAGGTTCTGGGAAGAGTACGAGCGTGTTTTAGCTGTCGTCAGGACAACGACGGACTGGTTCAGGAACAGATATATGATGCTGATTAAGAACTACCCCGCTATGTTTGAGATGATACATCGCTATCTTGAGGAGTTCCCATCAAGTCACTTCAATACTATCGGAATCCTCGGCTTGCCAGAGGCAGTTGCTATTTACCTGAATGAGCCTGACCTCTGGATTGAAGGAAGTAGAAAAGACTGGAAGGAGGCAGCAGAGCTTATGAAGAAGATGGTCGAATTTGCAACAGCTAAAGCGAGAGAGTGGATGCGTGAGAGTGGAGTTCCATGGAACGTTGAGGAAATTCCAGGAGAAAGCGCTGCAGCAAAGCTTGCAATAAAAGACTTGAGAGAGTTTCCAGAGCTTAAAGATTATCTCTACGATGCCAGCAATCCAATTTACTCAACGAGCATAGCTCCCTACTATGGTGCACTTGAGCTTGCTGATAGAATCATGGTGGAGGAGAGGGTTCAGAGGAGCTTTACTGGTGGAGTCATGATGCACATCTTCCTTGGAGAAGAGCCGGATCCAGAAGCTTTAGCGAAGCTGACGAAGAGGCTTATGAAAACAAACCTCGTCTATTGGAGCTATACTCCAGCCATTACAGTCTGCAACACCTGCGGTCACTCGACAACGGGCTTGCATAGTCATTGTTTAAAGTGTGGAAGCGAGGACGTCGAGATATGGAGCAGGATTATCGGCTATTACAGGCCTTTAAAGAACTGGAACCCCTTCAGGAAAAAGGAGTTCTGGACGAGGAGACACTATAGAGAATAG
- a CDS encoding tetratricopeptide repeat protein yields the protein MRKVKEFEKALERKDCEAVLEYLDDYLERIEKEDELRELLKKLEELALECEGESAYELAHEIAHIYAHLDEVEKGIEVYRKIAEKYRGDEEKYSEALYYLADAYEHFGMPDKAIEVYEQLLELERGRRDKKEEALTLAHIAINYEELGDLDKAIELMDRARELFEELGDEKNYLISLIDLAHFYYEKGEDEKAEEFIREVLKSPRDKEIEVNARLVEAEIYSSRDDYKSTFKSLSKALLKAQEDEELFGYTFETVTDFIKSLFDEGLYKELKDTLDVFVNAFEEDEEYKTFFEALRELAKFKLSEENKFEEVYNRVPEELREFIDNLKKPKLGLNLSL from the coding sequence GTGAGAAAGGTGAAGGAGTTTGAAAAAGCTTTAGAAAGGAAGGATTGTGAAGCAGTCCTCGAGTACCTTGACGATTACCTCGAAAGGATTGAAAAAGAAGACGAGCTTAGAGAACTGCTCAAAAAACTTGAAGAACTAGCTTTAGAATGCGAAGGCGAATCAGCCTACGAGCTCGCCCATGAGATTGCACACATCTACGCACACCTTGATGAGGTTGAAAAAGGTATTGAAGTCTACAGGAAGATTGCAGAAAAATATAGGGGAGATGAAGAGAAGTACAGTGAAGCGCTGTATTATCTGGCAGATGCTTATGAGCACTTCGGCATGCCCGATAAAGCGATAGAAGTCTATGAACAATTATTAGAGCTGGAAAGGGGAAGAAGGGACAAAAAAGAGGAAGCATTAACCTTGGCACACATAGCAATAAACTACGAAGAGCTCGGCGATTTAGATAAGGCAATTGAGCTCATGGATAGAGCGAGAGAACTGTTTGAAGAACTAGGAGATGAGAAGAACTACCTAATAAGCCTAATCGATTTGGCTCACTTCTACTATGAGAAGGGAGAAGATGAGAAAGCTGAAGAGTTCATAAGAGAGGTCCTCAAGAGTCCGAGGGATAAAGAGATTGAAGTGAACGCAAGGCTCGTTGAAGCAGAGATTTACTCAAGCAGGGACGATTACAAGAGTACATTTAAATCTTTGAGCAAAGCCCTCCTAAAAGCCCAAGAAGATGAGGAGCTTTTCGGATACACTTTTGAGACAGTCACTGATTTTATAAAGAGCCTCTTTGATGAAGGCCTTTACAAAGAGCTTAAAGACACATTGGATGTGTTCGTGAATGCCTTTGAAGAGGATGAGGAGTATAAAACTTTCTTTGAAGCTTTGAGAGAGCTTGCAAAGTTCAAGCTCAGCGAGGAGAACAAATTTGAAGAAGTTTACAATAGGGTTCCAGAAGAACTCAGAGAGTTCATTGATAATCTGAAAAAGCCTAAATTAGGGCTGAATTTGTCCCTTTAG
- a CDS encoding elongation factor 1-beta — MSDFNIVGVIKVMPTSPEVDLDKLEENIKKAIPEKYGFVKIEREPIAFGLVALKVYVLAKDEEGYSLDEVAEAFRKVEDVESAEVESVSRI, encoded by the coding sequence ATGAGTGATTTCAACATTGTTGGTGTTATTAAGGTTATGCCCACAAGTCCAGAAGTTGATTTAGACAAGCTTGAGGAAAACATAAAGAAGGCAATTCCAGAGAAGTACGGCTTCGTTAAGATTGAGAGGGAGCCAATAGCTTTCGGTTTGGTTGCCCTCAAGGTTTACGTCCTTGCCAAGGACGAGGAAGGCTACTCCCTTGACGAAGTTGCTGAGGCATTTAGAAAGGTTGAAGACGTTGAGAGCGCTGAGGTAGAAAGCGTTTCAAGAATTTGA
- a CDS encoding zinc finger domain-containing protein produces the protein MEAVKIPICTSCGKEITPREHATHFICPNCGEEIIWRCESCRVLGATYKCPKCGWVGP, from the coding sequence ATGGAGGCTGTCAAGATACCCATCTGTACATCATGTGGAAAGGAAATAACCCCAAGAGAGCACGCGACACACTTCATCTGCCCCAACTGTGGGGAAGAGATAATCTGGAGATGTGAAAGCTGCCGCGTGTTGGGGGCAACATACAAGTGCCCCAAGTGCGGATGGGTAGGACCATAA